A stretch of the Clostridia bacterium genome encodes the following:
- the rbfA gene encoding 30S ribosome-binding factor RbfA produces MNIERINSELLKQLSAILQFELNDPRISGMLTVMEVQTSDDLSHARVFISYFGDPSKETQTFEALNGCTGHIRNLLKQRVKMRTVPYLRIIKDESLNKAIDLTQKIEHAMESTRENENKGYGEENGEN; encoded by the coding sequence ATGAATATCGAGAGAATCAATTCCGAACTTTTGAAACAGCTTTCCGCGATCCTTCAATTCGAATTGAACGATCCGAGGATCTCGGGAATGCTGACCGTTATGGAAGTCCAAACGAGCGACGATCTTTCGCATGCCCGCGTCTTTATCAGTTATTTCGGCGATCCGAGCAAAGAAACGCAAACGTTCGAAGCGTTAAACGGTTGCACGGGGCATATTCGAAACCTTTTGAAACAGCGCGTAAAAATGCGGACGGTTCCGTATTTGCGCATCATTAAGGACGAATCTTTGAATAAAGCGATCGATCTTACGCAAAAGATCGAGCACGCAATGGAAAGCACCCGAGAAAACGAAAACAAAGGATACGGAGAAGAAAATGGGGAAAATTGA
- the truB gene encoding tRNA pseudouridine(55) synthase TruB: MNGFYNLIKPSGWSSSDLVVCLRGLLRKRTGQKIKVGHLGTLDPLASGLLGVAVGSATKLFDYFLSKTKTYVATVVLGKQTDTLDLGGKILSEKEYLGVSDEDFVEATKPFVGTILQMPPQYSAKSVGGVRAYKLAQKGKDAALEPCKITIHSIEFLGKEAPEIFKIKIRCSGGTYIRSLCRDIGEKLGYPALMGSLERLENGDFSISDAVTLPDVEKNLNAGFTSLERFGDKLKRIDFSEEFAKKLDNGVKIPIEEPNSFVSVYLADRFYAIGQIVDGELKIVARDL; encoded by the coding sequence ATGAACGGGTTTTATAATTTGATTAAACCGTCCGGTTGGTCGAGCAGCGATCTCGTCGTTTGTTTGCGCGGGCTTTTGCGCAAAAGAACCGGACAAAAAATCAAAGTCGGGCATCTCGGAACGCTCGACCCGTTGGCTTCCGGGCTTCTCGGCGTAGCGGTCGGCAGCGCGACGAAATTGTTCGATTATTTTTTATCCAAGACGAAAACCTACGTTGCGACCGTCGTTCTCGGGAAGCAAACGGATACTTTGGATCTCGGCGGAAAGATTCTCTCCGAAAAAGAATATCTCGGCGTCTCGGACGAAGATTTCGTCGAAGCTACGAAACCCTTCGTCGGGACGATCTTGCAAATGCCTCCGCAGTACAGCGCGAAAAGCGTCGGCGGCGTGCGCGCATATAAACTCGCGCAGAAAGGGAAAGACGCCGCGCTCGAACCTTGCAAAATCACGATTCATTCCATCGAATTCCTCGGGAAGGAAGCTCCCGAAATCTTCAAGATCAAAATTCGCTGTTCCGGGGGAACGTATATTCGTTCTTTGTGTCGCGATATCGGGGAGAAACTCGGCTATCCCGCTTTGATGGGCTCGCTCGAACGCTTGGAAAACGGTGATTTCTCGATTTCCGACGCCGTTACGTTGCCCGACGTAGAAAAGAATCTGAACGCGGGATTTACTTCGCTCGAAAGGTTTGGCGATAAATTGAAAAGAATCGATTTCTCCGAAGAATTCGCGAAGAAACTCGATAACGGCGTAAAGATTCCGATCGAGGAACCGAATTCTTTCGTTTCCGTTTATCTTGCGGATCGTTTTTACGCGATCGGTCAAATCGTCGACGGCGAATTGAAAATCGTTGCGAGGGATCTATGA
- a CDS encoding DHH family phosphoesterase, with protein MGKIEALKAIKSANTIALFCHVNPDCDTICSALALKFALEKAGKTVHAFCDGELKCGVDEVFGANKINADKPLTRYDLSVAVDCGDENRVGAYYSLFKKSAQTLCVDHHRQSGPFADVNYVESASGATAELIYLLLIELDPSLLDAEIARLLYTALVTDTGNFSFSCTGARTLSIASELLRFGFDNAEISYKHFKEIRFPVFKLKARVLNKAQFFEDGQIGILTFLKEDFEATGTVSADSSNLVNEIINVSTVKIAASITEVKPHSFKISVRTSGDSDASAIAATFGGGGHKAAAGFMLNGFIGNVIDDVLKACKDNL; from the coding sequence ATGGGGAAAATTGAAGCGTTAAAGGCGATAAAAAGTGCGAATACAATCGCGCTTTTTTGTCACGTTAATCCGGATTGCGACACGATCTGTTCCGCGCTTGCTTTGAAATTCGCGCTTGAAAAGGCGGGAAAAACCGTTCACGCGTTTTGCGACGGAGAATTGAAATGCGGCGTGGACGAAGTCTTCGGCGCAAACAAGATCAACGCGGACAAACCTCTTACGCGCTACGATCTTTCGGTCGCAGTCGATTGCGGCGATGAAAACCGAGTCGGAGCCTATTATTCTTTATTCAAAAAATCCGCGCAGACTTTATGCGTCGATCATCATCGCCAGTCGGGACCTTTCGCGGACGTCAATTACGTCGAATCCGCTTCGGGCGCGACGGCGGAGCTTATTTATCTTTTGTTGATCGAGCTCGATCCTTCGCTTTTGGATGCGGAGATCGCGCGGCTTTTATATACCGCGCTCGTTACGGATACCGGGAATTTCAGCTTTTCCTGCACCGGCGCAAGAACGCTTTCGATCGCGTCCGAACTGCTTCGTTTCGGATTCGATAACGCGGAGATCTCTTATAAACATTTCAAAGAGATTCGCTTTCCCGTCTTTAAGCTGAAAGCGCGCGTCTTAAACAAGGCGCAATTCTTCGAGGACGGACAAATCGGGATCTTGACTTTTTTGAAAGAAGATTTCGAAGCGACGGGAACGGTTTCCGCCGATTCTTCCAATCTCGTAAACGAGATCATCAACGTTTCCACGGTCAAAATCGCGGCTTCGATCACCGAAGTAAAACCGCATAGTTTCAAGATCAGCGTTCGCACTTCGGGCGATTCGGACGCAAGCGCGATCGCCGCGACGTTCGGCGGGGGCGGTCATAAAGCTGCCGCGGGCTTCATGCTTAACGGATTTATTGGCAACGTGATCGACGACGTTTTGAAGGCTTGCAAAGACAACCTATGA
- a CDS encoding aminopeptidase P family protein, producing the protein MNVTSLFASTEAALITSPSNLFYLSGVANSDAYILVKGKTAFYITDSRYEIEARSLAPDFRPIILGSSAQIDFIRDALESVRSIGIEKEHLSLARFDKLFGSFDAEFLPIDGMIRGARRIKSPSELKTIAEAEAIVDTAFRRVLDFIKPGVTEKQVSDRLLFEMLSEGASGVAFDTIVAFGENAAKPHAVPSDRALRRGDAIVMDFGAKKGGYCSDFTRTLFCGKPDRKFESAYDVVLRAQFAALDYIASGGRSAFEADRIARSLIDGSPFKGKFTHSLGHGVGVDIHEDPYLSARSEDILADGAVFTVEPGVYLEGEFGIRIESLAAIENGKLAVFDRSDKEIILV; encoded by the coding sequence ATGAATGTAACGAGTTTATTTGCTTCGACCGAAGCCGCTTTGATTACTTCACCGTCGAATTTGTTTTATTTGAGCGGCGTTGCGAATTCGGATGCGTATATCCTCGTTAAAGGCAAGACCGCTTTTTATATCACCGATTCTCGTTATGAGATCGAAGCGCGTTCGCTTGCGCCCGATTTCCGTCCGATTATTCTCGGGTCATCTGCGCAAATCGATTTTATTCGGGATGCGCTTGAATCCGTTCGGTCGATCGGGATTGAAAAGGAGCATTTGTCGCTTGCTCGATTCGACAAGCTGTTCGGTTCGTTCGACGCGGAGTTTCTTCCGATCGACGGAATGATCCGCGGCGCGCGAAGAATCAAGTCGCCGTCGGAGCTTAAAACGATTGCGGAAGCGGAAGCGATCGTCGATACCGCGTTTCGTCGCGTGCTCGATTTTATCAAGCCCGGCGTAACGGAAAAGCAGGTTTCGGATCGCCTACTGTTCGAAATGCTTTCGGAAGGCGCGTCCGGCGTCGCGTTCGACACGATCGTCGCGTTCGGTGAAAACGCCGCGAAACCGCACGCGGTCCCGTCCGATCGCGCGTTACGGCGCGGTGACGCGATCGTTATGGATTTCGGTGCGAAAAAGGGCGGGTATTGTTCGGATTTTACGCGGACTCTGTTTTGCGGGAAACCCGATCGGAAATTCGAATCGGCGTACGACGTCGTTTTGCGGGCGCAGTTTGCGGCTCTCGATTATATCGCGAGCGGCGGCAGAAGCGCGTTCGAAGCGGATCGGATCGCTCGATCGTTGATCGACGGAAGTCCGTTCAAAGGAAAGTTTACGCATTCTTTGGGTCATGGCGTCGGCGTGGATATTCACGAAGATCCGTATTTGAGCGCGAGATCCGAAGATATCCTTGCGGATGGGGCGGTCTTTACGGTGGAGCCAGGCGTCTATCTCGAAGGAGAATTCGGAATTCGGATCGAGAGTTTGGCGGCGATCGAAAATGGGAAACTTGCGGTCTTTGACCGTTCGGATAAAGAAATTATATTAGTTTAG
- the ribF gene encoding riboflavin biosynthesis protein RibF — MNSFDLFSYFEKEPCVIALGFFDCIHLGHKRVISRAVSIARSLSVKSAVFLFRNNIYELLGLDKAPLLSFEERLSEIEKLGVDEVFFVDADPAFLNASPESFVSFLKERVNVAGVVCGEDYSYGKNGEGNPADLVRAFPSGKNEVVSLYRMEGEKIGSGKVKELLREGNVRAAARLLGRPFSIKGVVGKGRNDGAKIGFPTLNLSNAPSDLKFGVYFTNTILDGKTYASVTNVGPHPTFGDWKSNVETHLIDFSGDAYGREVIVEFLDFARELKAFDSVDELVRTISEDVGKRRLL; from the coding sequence ATGAATTCGTTCGATCTGTTTTCTTATTTCGAAAAAGAACCTTGTGTGATCGCTCTCGGTTTTTTCGATTGCATTCACCTCGGTCATAAGCGCGTGATCTCGCGCGCGGTTTCGATCGCTCGTTCTCTTTCCGTAAAAAGCGCCGTTTTTTTGTTTCGAAACAATATCTACGAATTGCTCGGGCTGGATAAAGCGCCGCTTTTGTCCTTTGAAGAGCGGCTCTCCGAGATCGAAAAACTCGGTGTCGACGAAGTGTTTTTCGTGGATGCGGATCCCGCGTTTTTGAATGCTTCTCCCGAATCTTTCGTTTCGTTTTTGAAAGAACGCGTAAACGTCGCAGGCGTCGTCTGCGGGGAAGATTATTCCTATGGGAAAAACGGGGAAGGAAATCCCGCCGATCTCGTTCGCGCTTTCCCGAGCGGGAAAAACGAGGTCGTTTCGCTTTACCGAATGGAAGGGGAAAAGATCGGCAGCGGAAAAGTCAAAGAGCTTTTGAGAGAAGGGAACGTCCGCGCCGCCGCGCGTCTTCTCGGAAGACCGTTTTCGATCAAAGGCGTCGTCGGGAAAGGCAGAAACGACGGCGCGAAGATCGGTTTTCCCACGCTGAATCTTTCAAACGCTCCGTCCGATTTGAAATTCGGCGTCTATTTTACGAATACGATTTTGGACGGGAAAACGTATGCTTCCGTCACAAACGTCGGACCGCATCCGACTTTCGGCGATTGGAAAAGCAACGTCGAGACGCATTTGATCGATTTCAGCGGAGACGCTTACGGGCGGGAAGTTATCGTCGAATTTTTGGATTTCGCAAGGGAATTAAAGGCGTTCGATTCGGTCGACGAATTGGTTCGAACGATTTCGGAAGACGTCGGGAAAAGGAGGCTTTTATGA
- a CDS encoding YlxR family protein, translated as MKATPRRMCVACRGLFDKKDLLRVVKTPEGEVVLDRTGKKAGRGAYVCDREDCIKKCVKGKLLNKTFKTFLSEEVYERLLADYDATKR; from the coding sequence ATGAAAGCAACGCCGAGGCGCATGTGCGTCGCTTGCAGAGGCCTTTTCGATAAAAAAGATCTTTTGCGCGTCGTTAAGACTCCCGAGGGCGAGGTCGTCCTCGATCGGACCGGCAAAAAAGCCGGTCGCGGCGCTTACGTTTGCGATCGTGAAGACTGCATAAAAAAATGCGTGAAAGGGAAACTCTTGAATAAGACGTTCAAGACCTTCCTTTCGGAAGAAGTCTATGAAAGACTTCTGGCGGATTACGATGCTACGAAGCGATAA
- a CDS encoding Na/Pi cotransporter family protein — protein MSGWEITKNILLLLAGLGCMMFGMQVLSDNLTKASGKKLRNALSRLTSNKFKGIFIGATVSAVIHSSAATTVMVVGLVNSGILSLVQATSIIMGANIGTTVTGLMLSLQSLPITQFFAALSFAGIIMTLISKKPFVHVVANILIGFGMLFVGMAVMNTSMSGIANLPSVSGVFAKITNPVLLLLLGAVFTAIMQSSTTMTAILLVLATSGLINLHSAIYIVLGMNLGTCVTSIIASIGANTNSVRAAMTHLFFNVVGTLIFFCLLFITPLRHWLLNRVLFGENVEKIAYSIAIFHVVFNLFTTAILLPFINLVVKFISKVIPEKKPKNEDEQMRLHYLDERFLATSSIAVGECKREICYMAERAYKNFTLSVDCILKVDLSPKEDFDRRERKINFMNKEIAKYLVKLSSSSISAEDEQVIATYYHAITDLERIGDYAENIMEYTQRLSDDGSKFSPAAIEEIKAMYNNISSLYTTSIQAFNTQDLNALMQAEIYEEMIDEAKSKLSAAHIQRLEDKECTVENGTVFLALLNDLERIADHIFNVAKSIKEYTLPPRYQIPAGTV, from the coding sequence ATGAGTGGATGGGAAATAACGAAAAATATATTGCTTTTACTCGCCGGACTCGGGTGTATGATGTTCGGCATGCAGGTTTTGAGCGACAATCTGACGAAGGCTTCCGGTAAGAAACTTCGTAATGCTTTGTCTCGCTTAACCTCCAACAAATTCAAAGGGATCTTCATCGGCGCGACCGTTTCCGCCGTGATCCACAGTTCCGCCGCGACGACGGTCATGGTCGTAGGTCTCGTCAATTCGGGCATTCTGTCGCTCGTCCAAGCGACGTCCATCATTATGGGCGCGAATATCGGGACAACGGTCACCGGTTTGATGCTCTCCCTGCAATCGCTTCCGATCACGCAATTCTTCGCCGCGCTTTCGTTCGCGGGAATCATTATGACCTTGATTTCCAAAAAACCGTTCGTTCACGTCGTGGCGAACATTTTGATCGGTTTCGGAATGCTTTTCGTCGGAATGGCGGTCATGAACACGTCTATGAGCGGCATCGCGAACCTTCCGAGCGTCAGCGGCGTCTTCGCGAAGATCACGAATCCCGTCCTTCTTCTGCTTCTCGGCGCGGTCTTTACCGCGATCATGCAGAGTTCGACGACGATGACCGCGATCCTTCTCGTCCTCGCGACGAGCGGCCTTATCAACCTGCACAGCGCGATCTATATCGTCCTCGGAATGAACCTCGGCACCTGCGTGACGTCGATCATCGCTTCGATCGGCGCGAACACGAACAGCGTGCGCGCGGCGATGACGCATCTTTTCTTCAACGTCGTCGGAACTTTGATCTTCTTCTGTCTCTTATTCATCACCCCGCTGCGTCATTGGCTCTTAAACCGCGTTTTATTCGGAGAAAACGTAGAAAAAATCGCGTACAGCATCGCGATTTTCCACGTTGTTTTCAACCTGTTTACGACCGCGATCTTACTGCCGTTCATCAATTTGGTCGTCAAATTCATCTCGAAAGTCATTCCCGAGAAAAAGCCGAAGAACGAAGACGAGCAAATGCGACTGCATTACTTGGACGAAAGATTCCTTGCGACCTCTTCGATCGCCGTCGGCGAATGCAAACGCGAAATCTGCTATATGGCGGAGCGCGCGTATAAAAACTTTACTCTCTCGGTGGACTGCATTTTGAAAGTCGACCTTTCGCCGAAAGAAGACTTCGACAGAAGAGAACGCAAAATCAACTTTATGAATAAAGAGATCGCGAAATATCTCGTAAAACTCTCCTCTTCCAGCATTTCCGCCGAAGACGAGCAAGTCATCGCGACCTATTATCACGCAATCACCGACCTCGAACGCATCGGCGACTATGCGGAAAACATTATGGAATATACCCAACGCCTTTCGGACGACGGCAGTAAGTTTTCCCCCGCCGCGATCGAAGAGATCAAAGCGATGTACAATAACATTTCCAGCCTTTACACGACTTCGATTCAAGCGTTCAACACCCAAGACCTTAACGCACTTATGCAAGCGGAAATCTACGAAGAAATGATCGACGAAGCCAAAAGCAAGCTCTCCGCCGCGCATATCCAAAGATTGGAAGACAAAGAATGCACCGTCGAGAACGGGACGGTCTTCCTCGCCCTTTTGAACGATTTGGAGCGTATCGCGGACCACATTTTCAACGTCGCGAAATCCATTAAAGAATACACGCTCCCGCCCCGCTATCAGATCCCTGCGGGAACGGTTTGA
- the nusA gene encoding transcription termination factor NusA yields MTKDFFAALDELEKEKRIDKQEFIASLEAGLSSAYKKEYGDGTAIEVKLNPEQNKIRVFAYRTIVDEVTDEEKEISLEEAKKIKPSYKVGDTISQEITPKNFSRIAAQTARQVIVQRLTDIKKDQIFNEMSEKEGEIVNAIVRRVEPTSVYVEILPTQMEGIMPISEQIRHERYNVGDMIKVLVRRLTTNTRSPQVIVSRSHPDFVRRLFEMDVPEVKSGLVTIKRIVREAGFRTKIAVYSDDPNVDAVGACIGPKGSRINVIVQELNGERIDVISWCADPLEFIARAISPAKAVQVHVNDEEHSARVIVNDNMLSLAIGREGQNARLAAKLTEWKIDVKPYSSILDSMENPEE; encoded by the coding sequence ATAACCAAAGATTTTTTTGCGGCGTTGGATGAGTTGGAAAAGGAAAAGAGAATCGATAAGCAGGAGTTTATCGCGTCTCTCGAAGCGGGTCTTAGCTCCGCCTACAAGAAAGAGTACGGCGACGGAACCGCGATCGAAGTCAAACTCAACCCGGAACAAAACAAGATCCGTGTTTTCGCGTATCGCACGATCGTGGACGAAGTGACGGACGAAGAAAAAGAGATATCCCTCGAAGAAGCGAAGAAGATCAAGCCGAGCTATAAAGTCGGCGACACGATCTCCCAAGAGATCACTCCGAAGAACTTTTCCCGTATCGCCGCGCAGACCGCGCGTCAAGTCATCGTTCAGCGTTTGACCGACATCAAAAAGGATCAGATCTTTAACGAAATGAGCGAGAAAGAAGGCGAGATCGTGAATGCGATCGTCCGCCGCGTCGAGCCCACGAGCGTCTACGTCGAGATCCTTCCGACGCAGATGGAAGGGATTATGCCGATCTCCGAGCAGATCCGTCACGAGAGATATAACGTCGGCGATATGATTAAAGTCCTCGTCCGCCGTTTGACGACGAACACGCGTTCTCCGCAGGTTATCGTTTCCCGTTCGCATCCCGATTTCGTCCGTCGTTTGTTCGAAATGGACGTTCCGGAGGTGAAGAGCGGCCTCGTTACGATCAAACGCATCGTCCGTGAAGCCGGTTTCCGCACGAAGATCGCCGTCTATTCCGACGATCCGAACGTCGATGCGGTCGGCGCTTGCATCGGACCGAAAGGCAGCCGTATCAACGTCATCGTTCAAGAGCTCAACGGAGAAAGGATCGACGTCATCAGCTGGTGCGCGGATCCGCTTGAATTCATCGCCCGCGCGATCAGCCCCGCGAAAGCCGTGCAGGTCCACGTGAACGACGAAGAGCATTCCGCGAGAGTCATCGTTAACGACAATATGCTTTCTCTTGCGATCGGCAGAGAAGGGCAAAACGCGCGTCTCGCCGCGAAACTCACGGAATGGAAGATCGACGTTAAACCCTATTCTTCCATTTTGGATTCGATGGAGAATCCGGAGGAATAA
- the efp gene encoding elongation factor P, with translation MAGDFRKGVTFEMEGKVYVIVDFMHVKPGKGSAFVRTKIRDVISGGVIERTFNPTDKFDAAHIERKNMEYLYTDGELYYFMDVETYEQLPLNYDQVSDALNFIKENSQVTVSFYKDKAFSVEPPNFVELLITVCEPGVRGDTAQAGTKPATLETGYKIQVPMFVNEGDVIRVDTRTGTYMSRV, from the coding sequence ATGGCAGGTGATTTCAGGAAAGGCGTCACCTTTGAAATGGAAGGAAAGGTGTACGTCATCGTTGATTTTATGCACGTAAAACCCGGTAAAGGCTCGGCTTTCGTCCGCACCAAGATCCGCGACGTTATTTCCGGCGGCGTGATCGAGCGCACGTTCAACCCGACCGATAAATTCGACGCGGCTCATATCGAGCGCAAGAATATGGAATATCTCTACACGGACGGAGAACTCTATTATTTTATGGACGTCGAAACGTACGAGCAATTGCCCTTGAATTACGATCAGGTTTCCGACGCTTTGAATTTCATCAAAGAAAATTCTCAGGTCACGGTTTCTTTCTATAAAGACAAGGCTTTCTCCGTCGAGCCGCCGAACTTCGTCGAGCTTTTGATCACGGTTTGCGAGCCCGGCGTCAGAGGCGATACCGCGCAAGCCGGAACCAAACCCGCGACGCTCGAAACCGGCTATAAGATCCAAGTTCCGATGTTCGTGAACGAAGGCGACGTGATCCGCGTCGATACCCGTACCGGAACGTATATGTCTCGCGTGTAA
- the infB gene encoding translation initiation factor IF-2, whose translation MFAAPQVGKGKGGKKTFEKNSNNPYEDKKSGSKRSILRRELENGAEIDDSEIARRFKSKKYQKQAPVVTQAPIEKAVITVDPVPIKLLSEKIGKPSADIVRKLILEGIMKNINDSISYDVAELVAANYGIELEYKADKTAEDKLEELINEEDIEGEDNEKRAPIITIMGHVDHGKTSLLDYIRNSHIAEKEAGGITQHIGAYTIENKGEMLTFIDTPGHEAFTSMRARGAMVTDIAIIVVAADDGIMPQTVEAINHAKAANVPIIVAINKIDKPGADIEKVKVELSSNGLVIEEWGGEVICCPVSAKTGAGVDKLLDNILLVAEMNDLKANRKKSARGTVIEARLDKGSGPIATVLVQNGTLKVGDFMVAGAVCGRVKSMINDKSKLVKVAGPSTPVSVLGFDEVPSAGDKMLVVSDEKLARRIAEERKIKDKTEEDTSNKPNLEDLFAQISEGKLKELNLIVKADVQGSVEALVQELLKLSNDEVKVKVVHRGVGAITESDVVLASTSSAIIIGFNVRPDANSKAAAAKYGVDIRNYRIIYDVINDITLALKGMLAPKFTENVLGKAEVRETFKISGVGTIAGCRVLEGKIEKNANLRLLRDNVVITENKVSSLKRLKDDVKEVLAGFECGVGIENYNDIKVGDVIECFVIEEISES comes from the coding sequence ATGTTTGCCGCGCCGCAAGTCGGAAAAGGAAAAGGCGGAAAGAAGACCTTCGAAAAGAATAGCAATAACCCCTACGAGGATAAAAAGTCGGGCAGTAAGCGCAGTATTTTAAGGCGTGAACTCGAAAACGGCGCCGAAATCGACGACAGCGAGATCGCAAGGCGCTTTAAGAGCAAAAAGTATCAAAAGCAAGCGCCCGTCGTGACGCAAGCTCCGATCGAAAAAGCGGTCATCACGGTCGATCCCGTGCCGATAAAGCTTCTCTCCGAAAAGATCGGAAAGCCGAGCGCGGACATCGTGCGTAAGCTTATTCTCGAAGGAATTATGAAAAATATCAACGATTCGATCAGTTACGACGTAGCGGAACTCGTCGCGGCGAACTACGGGATCGAACTCGAATACAAAGCAGATAAGACTGCGGAAGATAAGCTTGAAGAGCTTATCAACGAGGAAGATATCGAAGGCGAAGATAACGAAAAGCGCGCCCCGATCATAACGATCATGGGTCACGTCGATCACGGTAAAACCTCTCTTCTCGACTATATCCGTAATTCCCACATTGCGGAAAAAGAAGCGGGCGGTATTACGCAGCATATCGGCGCGTACACGATCGAGAATAAGGGCGAAATGCTTACCTTTATCGACACCCCGGGTCACGAAGCGTTTACTTCGATGCGCGCTCGCGGCGCAATGGTGACCGATATCGCGATCATCGTCGTCGCGGCGGACGACGGCATTATGCCGCAGACCGTCGAAGCGATCAATCACGCGAAAGCGGCGAACGTTCCGATTATCGTGGCGATTAATAAGATCGATAAACCCGGCGCTGATATCGAAAAGGTCAAAGTCGAGCTTTCTTCCAACGGGCTCGTGATCGAAGAGTGGGGCGGCGAGGTCATTTGTTGCCCGGTCTCCGCGAAGACGGGCGCAGGCGTCGACAAGCTTCTCGATAACATCCTTCTCGTCGCGGAAATGAACGATTTGAAAGCGAATCGCAAAAAGAGCGCGAGAGGTACCGTCATCGAAGCAAGGTTGGATAAAGGTTCGGGTCCGATCGCGACAGTTCTCGTCCAAAACGGAACGCTCAAAGTCGGCGACTTTATGGTCGCGGGAGCCGTCTGCGGTAGGGTCAAATCCATGATCAACGATAAATCCAAGCTCGTCAAAGTCGCGGGTCCTTCGACCCCGGTCTCCGTCCTCGGATTCGACGAAGTCCCCTCCGCGGGCGACAAAATGCTCGTTGTTTCCGATGAAAAGCTCGCGCGTCGTATCGCGGAAGAAAGAAAGATCAAAGATAAGACCGAAGAAGATACGTCGAATAAGCCCAACCTCGAAGATTTGTTCGCGCAGATAAGCGAAGGTAAGCTCAAAGAATTGAATTTGATCGTAAAAGCGGACGTGCAGGGCTCCGTCGAAGCGCTCGTCCAAGAGCTTTTGAAGCTCAGCAACGACGAAGTAAAAGTCAAAGTCGTTCACCGCGGCGTCGGCGCGATCACCGAATCGGACGTCGTCCTCGCAAGTACTTCTTCGGCGATCATTATCGGATTTAACGTCCGTCCGGATGCGAATTCGAAAGCGGCTGCCGCGAAGTATGGCGTCGATATTCGTAACTACCGTATTATTTACGACGTGATTAACGATATTACGCTCGCCTTGAAAGGTATGCTCGCTCCGAAATTTACGGAGAACGTCCTCGGCAAAGCCGAAGTCCGTGAGACCTTCAAGATCAGCGGCGTAGGAACGATCGCGGGTTGCCGCGTCCTCGAAGGAAAGATCGAGAAGAACGCAAACCTCAGACTTTTGCGCGATAACGTCGTCATCACCGAAAACAAAGTTTCTTCTTTGAAACGCCTGAAAGACGACGTCAAGGAAGTTCTCGCGGGCTTTGAGTGCGGCGTCGGTATCGAGAATTACAACGATATCAAGGTCGGCGACGTGATCGAATGCTTCGTGATCGAGGAAATCAGCGAATCATGA
- a CDS encoding TIM barrel protein has translation MIRFGPSGTDEAFAALGLTKTIEVPQFIVDCGLDIFEYSFGRGVRITQETASSIGNAFREKNVGISVHAPYFINFATDDEEKRKATFQYLFSSLDALKFFGGNRAVFHPGSPLKRDRREAMDVLIRAFSDFMEIFYKEGYDWSYVCAETMGKLNQLGDLDEIVEICNVADNVLPCVDFGHLNARTQGSLKSYDDYKRVIDRLIDGVGEAKVKKMHVHFSKIEYGKSGEIRHLTFADQTFGPEFEPLAKLLAEYKLEPWILSESAGTQSSDAKTMKNLYSKYFSE, from the coding sequence ATGATTCGATTCGGTCCGTCCGGCACGGATGAAGCGTTTGCCGCGCTCGGTTTAACGAAGACGATCGAAGTTCCGCAGTTTATCGTCGACTGCGGCTTGGACATTTTCGAGTATTCCTTCGGAAGAGGGGTCAGGATAACGCAGGAGACCGCTTCCTCGATCGGAAACGCGTTCCGCGAGAAGAACGTCGGGATCAGCGTTCACGCGCCTTATTTCATCAATTTCGCGACCGACGACGAAGAAAAGCGGAAGGCTACCTTTCAATATCTTTTTTCCTCGCTTGACGCGTTGAAATTTTTCGGAGGGAATCGCGCCGTTTTCCATCCGGGATCGCCTTTGAAAAGAGATCGCCGCGAGGCGATGGACGTTTTGATCCGAGCGTTTTCGGATTTTATGGAGATTTTTTATAAAGAGGGGTATGATTGGTCGTACGTTTGCGCCGAGACGATGGGAAAACTCAATCAGCTCGGTGATTTGGACGAGATCGTCGAGATCTGCAACGTCGCGGATAACGTGCTTCCCTGCGTCGATTTCGGGCATCTGAACGCAAGAACGCAAGGCAGCTTGAAGAGCTACGACGATTATAAAAGAGTCATCGACCGTCTGATTGACGGCGTGGGCGAGGCAAAAGTCAAAAAAATGCACGTTCACTTTTCCAAGATCGAGTACGGAAAAAGCGGAGAGATCCGCCATCTTACTTTCGCGGATCAAACCTTCGGACCCGAGTTCGAACCCCTTGCGAAACTCTTGGCGGAGTATAAACTCGAACCATGGATTCTCTCCGAATCCGCCGGGACGCAATCTTCGGATGCAAAAACGATGAAAAACCTATACTCGAAGTACTTCTCCGAATAA